One Salvelinus fontinalis isolate EN_2023a chromosome 27, ASM2944872v1, whole genome shotgun sequence genomic region harbors:
- the adgrf7 gene encoding adhesion G protein-coupled receptor F5, which produces MDHGKVRAVVDWAQPTSRVQLQRFLGFSNFYRRFIWGYSTLASLLSALTSHKVQFTWSPAADLAFRDLKHRFTTAPILVHPDPSLTATLIEKVGEVELDYNIPFEAIHYLKFHVLNLTHPISRVLNVTEMNITTACYPNNTCRCEDQYGWSCDQCLSYGSCDNITDDSCGCIKAIPPYGPFCQPITNLTACPTPSPTPENTLNLQFTMAITFDSNFNDENNAMFKDIDQTIKVIYKRNMQGFISAKLNRLKSGSVIADFTVMTTIVNNVEIAKAKEDIVSALGEKYNIRFTCLNNTIFGNGQVNEKVVADCKLDEVGQKTATCQENGNFSNLENNCVLKEIETLFLLSQDLVGTDLPVFLERLRNSTFNLRGRIVASPATISTIVNILTNVANVSQSTPINKPLMKNFLDTAGVLTSNEAKASWGVLNKNESSAFLGTIETISNFLTDDFFDIETQGINLNKTTVNNSVNNLFNLNSSVLIDIPASEASFNSITIITFDSLNNVLPARNSSSRNNIVNTINGKVVLVKVNGTIKNVTFSFDVLDKTLANPQCVFWNFNLVGGLGGWDDKGCELQSVKNCTVTCHCNHLTSYSILMSPVIPLVLRDALDFITYIGVGISMGCLVVCLIIEMLVWKAVTGNNTSYMRHVSIVNIVFSLLIADIWFIIGAAISDNEKKDLPACPTATFFIHFFYLALFFWMLVSGLLLLYRTVMVFSHMSKAAMLAISFSLGYGAPLIIAVITIAVTAPGKQYIRGNDGVCWLKWTESRALLAFVIPALTIVVINLLILIVVLFKMLRRGVGDVTQPDERNALVVIARCLAILTPFFGTTWGLGVGTMTTPNNLGIHIVFAIFNSLQGLFILVFGTLLDKKVCS; this is translated from the exons TGACAGCAACCCTCATTGAGAAAGTTGGTGAAGTTGAGTTGGACTATAATATTCCATTTGAAGCCATACATTACCTAAAGTTCCATGTGCTAAATTTAACCCACCCCATCTCCAGGGTGTTAAATGTAACAGAGATGAACATTACTACTG CATGCTACCCAAACAACACATGCAGATGTGAGGATCAGTATGGTTGGTCATGTGACCAGTGTCTCTCTTATGGGTCCTGTGACAACATCACTGATGACTCCTGTGGATGTATCAAAGCCATTCCTCCTTATGGACCGTTTTGTCAGCCAATCACAA ATCTGACGGCTTGTCCAACACCATCTCCAACACCAG aAAACACACTCAACCTTCAATTTACTATGGCTATCACATTTGACTCTAACttcaatgatgaaaataatgcaATGTTCAAAGATATTGATCAAACT ATCAAAGTCATATATAAGAGAAACATGCAAGGCTTCATATCAGCAAAGTTAAATAGGTTAAA GAGTGGAAGTGTTATTGCAGATTTTACTGTTATGACAACAATTGTCAATAATGTGGAAATTGCAAAAGCAAAAGAGGATATTGTCTCAGCACTTGGAGAAAAATATAATATAA GGTTTACCTGCTTGAATAATACAATCTTTGGCAATGGACAAGTTAATGAGAAAGTTGTAGCTGACTGCAAATTGGATGAAGTGGGTCAAAAGACTGCTACTTGTCAAGAAAATGGAAATTTTTCAAATCTGGAGAATAACTGTGTCTTAAAAGAAATTGAAACCCTGTTTTTATTATCTCAG GATTTAGTGGGGACTGATCTTCCAGTCTTTTTGGAAAGACTCCGCAACAGCACTTTTAACCTCCGAGGTAGAATAGTTGCATCACCTGCAACTATTTCTACTATTGTTAATATTCTAACAAATGTTGCAAATGTGTCCCAAAGTACCCCAATAAACAAACCATTAATGAAG AATTTCCTGGACACGGCAGGTGTACTTACTTCCAATGAAGCAAAAGCCTCCTGGGGTGTTCTAAACAAAAACGAAAGCTCAGCCTTTCTGGGAACCATTGAAACAATTTCCAATTTCCTTACCGATGACTTTTTTGACATAGAAACGCAAGGCATTAATTTAAACAAAACCACAGTCAACAACTCAGTCAACAACTTATTCAATTTAAACTCGTCTGTTCTGATAGACATACCAGCATCTGAAGCTTCCTTCAATTCAATCACCATAATAACATTTGACTCCTTGAATAATGTTTTACCTGCCAGAAACAGCAGCAGTCGGAACAACATTGTCAACACCATCAACGGAAAAGTGGTTCTGGTGAAGGTGAATGGCACAATCAAGAATGTGACTTTCAGTTTTGACGTACTGGACAAGACACTGGCCAATCCTCAGTGTGTTTTCTGGAACTTCAACCTTGTTGGCGGCCTTGGAGGATGGGATGATAAAGGATGTGAACTGCAGTCTGTTAAGAATTGCACTGTCACCTGTCACTGTAATCATCTCACCTCCTACTCCATTTTGATGTCGCCTGTCATTCCACTTGTGTTAAGAGACGCTTTGGATTTTATCACTTACATTGGAGTTGGCATATCAATGGGTTGCTTGGTCGTGTGTCTCATCATTGAGATGTTGGTATGGAAGGCTGTGACTGGAAACAACACATCTTACATGCGTCATGTCTCTATAGTGAACATCGTCTTTTCCCTTCTGATTGCTGACATTTGGTTCATTATTGGTGCAGCAATTTCCGACAATGAAAAAAAAGATCTACCTGCGTGTCCCACAGCAACATTTTTCATCCACTTTTTCTACCTGGCTCTGTTTTTCTGGATGTTGGTCTCAGGCCTTTTGCTGCTCTACCGGACTGTCATGGTTTTCTCTCACATGTCTAAAGCAGCAATGTTGGCCATCAGTTTTTCTTTGGGCTATGGAGCTCCCCTCATCATTGCTGTCATAACTATCGCAGTGACAGCCCCAGGGAAACAATACATTAGAGGGAATGATGGGGTTTGCTGGCTCAAATGGACAGAGTCAAGGGCCCTTCTGGCTTTTGTGATCCCTGCCCTGACCATAGTGGTCATCAACCTTTTGATCCTGATTGTGGTTCTGTTCAAAATGCTGAGGAGAGGTGTGGGGGATGTTACCCAGCCAGATGAGAGAAATGCTTTGGTGGTCATCGCCAGGTGTCTGGCCATTCTGACTCCCTTCTTTGGTACTACCTGGGGACTAGGAGTAGGAACCATGACTACACCAAACAATCTAGGAATCCATATTGTGTTTGCGATCTTCAATTCCTTACAG GGTTTGTTCATCTTGGTATTTGGAACACTTTTGGACAAAAAGGTATGTTCCTGA